Part of the Myxococcota bacterium genome is shown below.
CTGGTATTCCTCGATCAGCTTCTTCTGGATCTCCGCCGGAACCGGCGCGTATTTCGCGAACTCGAGGGTGAACTCGGCCTTGCCCTGGCTGGAGGAGCGCAGGTCGGTCGCGAAGCCGAAGGTCTCGGCCATCGGCACCTCGGCCTCGACCTGGCTGAAGCCGTCGAGATCGGTGGAGCCGATGATCACGCCGCGGCGCTGCATGATCACCTTGATGTAGGCGCCCTGGAAGTCACTCGGCCCCTCGACCTCGAGCTTCATGATGGGCTCGAGGATCACGGGCTTGGCCTTGGGATAGGCCTCGCGGAAGGCGGAGCGCGCCGCGACCTGGAAGGCGAGGTCGGACGAGTCGACCGCGTGCGACTGGCCGTCGTTCAGCACGACGCGCACGCCGAGCACCGGGGCAGCGATCAGGTCCCCCTTGGCCAGCGCCGAGGCAAAGCCCTTCTCGCAGGCCGGGATGTACTCGCGCGGAATCGCGCCGCCGCGCACCTCGTCGACGAACT
Proteins encoded:
- the fusA gene encoding elongation factor G (EF-G; promotes GTP-dependent translocation of the ribosome during translation; many organisms have multiple copies of this gene), translated to GVEVETGAPRVAYRECISQRADFLYTHKKQTGGSGQYAKVGGYIEPIANSDEFEFVDEVRGGAIPREYIPACEKGFASALAKGDLIAAPVLGVRVVLNDGQSHAVDSSDLAFQVAARSAFREAYPKAKPVILEPIMKLEVEGPSDFQGAYIKVIMQRRGVIIGSTDLDGFSQVEAEVPMAETFGFATDLRSSSQGKAEFTLEFAKYAPVPAEIQKKLIEEYQASSASKRR